The Acetomicrobium sp. S15 = DSM 107314 sequence AGCTGCCGGCCTGCCAGTCTGAGGATGGATATCGACCGGTATGCCGCGACCGTTATCTTCCACAGACACACTGCCGTCGGAATGAAGCACCACGATAATCTGGTCACAGAAGCCGGCCAACACCTCATCTACGGCGTTATCGACAACCTCATAGATCAAGTGATGAAGACCTCTTGGGCTCGTGTCGCCAATATACATGCTCGGCCTCAGGCGCACTGCCTCTAAACCTTCCAATACTTGAATGTCCTCTGCGGTGTATTGTGAGACCGGTGCAGTCATGCTTTCTTTCCTCCTCACAAAACCTCGTACCTTCACGAAAAAATCATTGCCGCTTGACCAGCGTCAGCGGCGCAACCTCCAAAACCAAAGCACTCTCGCTCCGCAGGCAGATCAACACCTCATATTAGTAGCAAATAAGGGTTTTTATCTTCGAGCGACAAAAACACAGAAATTGCTCCTGCGGAAGGCGGGCATACCTATATGCGCACTTGTATTATACCACAGAACTTCACATCTTTAGATGTAGGTTATCAATGCTGGCCTTGAATCCTGGCCGCAGCGAAGGCAACATCTATAATATGTTGTGCCTCTTCCAATATCTTGGCCAAATGCTCTTCACCTCTAAGGCTTTCCGCATATATCTTATAAACATCCTCTGTGCCAGAAGGCCTTGCAGCGAACCAACCCCCTTCGGTGACCACCTTTATTCCGCCTATAGGGGCACCGTTGCCAGGGGCATGGGCGAGGATGGCGGTGACGCGTTCGCCAGCTAACGTATCGGTCTGCACATCATCGGGAGAAAGGCGCCCCAGGACAGCCTTCTGTTCTGGCGTGGCCGGGACGTCTATCCTGGCAAAATAAGTCCTGCCGAAGCGCCTTTCAAGTTCTTCGTAATGCTCTGCTGGGTCTTTCCCCGTAACGGCCGTGATCTCGGCAGCCAGAAGCCCCATAATGATCCCGTCTTTATCTGTGGTCCAAACTGTGCCATCCCTGCGCAAGAAAGAAGCTCCAGCGCTTTCCTCCCCCGCAAATCCCAGCGAACCCGACAGCAGTCCGTCGACAAACCACTTAAACCCGACCGGCACCTCCACCACTTTCCTGCCCAGACCACCAGCGACGCGATCGATCATGGAGCTCGAGACAATCGTTTTGCCTACAGATACGCCCTCTTCCCAGGCCGGACGATGTTGAAAGAGATACCAGACTGCTACGGATAGATAATGATTTGAGTTCATGAGGCCACTTTTAGTAACTATGCCGTGACGATCGACGTCCGGATCGTTGCCAAAGGCAACGCTAAAATCCTCCTTCAAGCCGATCAGGCGAGCCATAGCGTATGGCGATGAACAGTCCATACGGATCTTGCCATCGTGATCTACCGTCATAAAAGAAAAGGTTGGGTCAACTCTCCGATCCACCACGTGCAGGTTCAAACCGTATCTTTCGGCTATGAAACCCCAATAATCTACGGCCGCTCCGCCCATGGGATCTACGCCCATTTTTATGCCCGATGCGGCTATGGCCTCCATGTCGACAGCGTCGTTCAAATCATCGACATAAGGCTTAATGTAATCCCTTCGGTGAACTACCCCAGATGCCATGGCCTTCTCAAAGGGGATGAACTTTACTCCCTTCAATCCACTCTTCAGCAAGGCGTTGGCGCGATCCTGAATCACCTTCGTCGTTTCCGGATCAGCCGGCCCACCTTGAGGAGGGTTGTATTTGAAGCCACCGTCTTCAGGAGGATTGTGAGACGGGGTTATGACGACACCGTCAGCCAAGCCGGAATTCTTCTTGAGATTAAGATTATAGGTCAGTATGGCGTGAGATATGACAGGAGTCGGCGTATAGCCAAAACCATCCTGAATGACCACATCCGCCCCGTTTGCGGCAAACACAGACACAGCTGTCATCAGAGCGGGCTCAGAGAGCGCGTGCGTATCCATACCTACAAAAATCGGCCCTGTGATGCCGCGAGAAGCCCTGTATTCGCATATGGCCTGACATATGGCCAATATATGATCCTCATTAAAGCTCTTCTTCAAAGAAGAACCGCGATGTCCCGACGTGCCGAAGGCGATCCTTTGAAGCGGATCGCTCGCATCGGGTTTTAAGGCATAAAAGCTTGCTACCAAGCGCGGCACGTTTATCAGCAGTTCAAGCGGCGCCGAATGACCGGCCAATTCATGAATTTTCACTCTTAATCCCTCCCGTTTCAACCTTTGTTCTATTATACTGAATCGTGCGCTTCCAAACCTCTAAAAAGCGGAGTGATTAAAAATTGCAAACCCTGATAGAGTGGCTCGTGTCGACGATAGGAAGGCTGGGGTATCCCGGCATCGCAGCCCTCATGTTTTTGGAGTCCTCGTTCTTCCCATTCCCGAGCGAGGTAGTGATGCCACCCGCAGGATATTTGGCAGCCCAAGGAAGGATGAATATCTGGGTTGCGGTCGCGATGGGAACGCTCGGAAGCCTCCTGGGTGCCCTTTTCAACTACTGGGTAGCGGCACACTTCGGGAGGCCCTTTCTCGAGCGATACGGCAAGTATCTCTTCATCAGCGAGGAGACGCTGAAAAAAGCAGAGCAATTCTTCCTCAACCACGGCCATATAAGCACATTTATCGGCAGGCTCCTCCCCGGGATCAGGCAATACATATCGCTTCCCGCCGGCCTGGCGAGGATGAAAGTACCGACCTTTTGCGCCTTCACTGCCCTCGGCGCTGGCATATGGAGCGCGATATTAGCTTGGGTGGGATATTGGGTAGGGTATAACCAGGAGCTGGTCGCGCAATACTTACACTCCATAACTGTTACCGTCATCGCCGCATGCGCCATCATAATAGCGCTTTACCTACACCACCTACGCAAGAAGAAAGATCGCGCTAAATGAGGAGGCCTTGCGAGATGCCCTTCAAGCCCGCCTATTTAAAGCTTGGAATTGAGGAAATAAAGAATCGAGCGCGCAAAGCCTTAGAGCTGCTTTCGCCATGCCGACTGTGCCCCAGGCGGTGCGGGGCAAAACGTTTGGAGGGGGAAACGGGCTTTTGTGGCATCGGAAGGCTCGCGAGGGTGGCGAGTTACGGACCGCATCATGGCGAAGAGCGTCCTTTAAGCGGGCGGTGCGGCTCAGGGACGATATTCTTCGGCGGATGCAATTTGCGTTGTTCTTTTTGCCAGAACCACGATATAAGCCAGCGTCCAGCTGGAAGAGAAGTCGATGCAGAAGATCTTGCATCCATAATGCTCGCTCTGCAATCAATGGGATGTCACAACATAAACCTGGTCACACCGACCCACGTGGTCCCACAGATACTGGAAGCCCTTGCCTTGGTAGCGCAAAGAGAGTTATCCCTCCCGTTGGTATATAACAGCGGCGGTTATGACTCTATAGAGGAGCTCGAACTGCTCGACGGCATTGTGGACATCTACATGCCCGACATGAAGTACGCTGCCCGAGAGGTGGCAAGGGCTCTCTCTGGCGCAGAAGACTACCCAGAGGTGAATAGAGCCGCCGTTAAAGAAATGCACAGGCAGGTGGGAGACTTAGAGCTCGATGAGAAGGGGCTGGCAAGGAGAGGGCTTTTGGTAAGGCATTTAATTTTACCAAATAATCTCGCCGGAACTGAAGAGATAGCCGGATTCTTGGCAAAAGAGGTTTCGCCTCGCACATTTTTAAATGTAATGGACCAGTATTACCCAACCTACAAGGCCTTCGACCACCCCGAAATTGCCCGTCGCATCACAATCGTC is a genomic window containing:
- a CDS encoding DedA family protein, producing MQTLIEWLVSTIGRLGYPGIAALMFLESSFFPFPSEVVMPPAGYLAAQGRMNIWVAVAMGTLGSLLGALFNYWVAAHFGRPFLERYGKYLFISEETLKKAEQFFLNHGHISTFIGRLLPGIRQYISLPAGLARMKVPTFCAFTALGAGIWSAILAWVGYWVGYNQELVAQYLHSITVTVIAACAIIIALYLHHLRKKKDRAK
- a CDS encoding radical SAM protein: MPFKPAYLKLGIEEIKNRARKALELLSPCRLCPRRCGAKRLEGETGFCGIGRLARVASYGPHHGEERPLSGRCGSGTIFFGGCNLRCSFCQNHDISQRPAGREVDAEDLASIMLALQSMGCHNINLVTPTHVVPQILEALALVAQRELSLPLVYNSGGYDSIEELELLDGIVDIYMPDMKYAAREVARALSGAEDYPEVNRAAVKEMHRQVGDLELDEKGLARRGLLVRHLILPNNLAGTEEIAGFLAKEVSPRTFLNVMDQYYPTYKAFDHPEIARRITIVEFEAAVKAALDAGLTRLYGTHQR
- the pgm gene encoding phosphoglucomutase (alpha-D-glucose-1,6-bisphosphate-dependent) produces the protein MKIHELAGHSAPLELLINVPRLVASFYALKPDASDPLQRIAFGTSGHRGSSLKKSFNEDHILAICQAICEYRASRGITGPIFVGMDTHALSEPALMTAVSVFAANGADVVIQDGFGYTPTPVISHAILTYNLNLKKNSGLADGVVITPSHNPPEDGGFKYNPPQGGPADPETTKVIQDRANALLKSGLKGVKFIPFEKAMASGVVHRRDYIKPYVDDLNDAVDMEAIAASGIKMGVDPMGGAAVDYWGFIAERYGLNLHVVDRRVDPTFSFMTVDHDGKIRMDCSSPYAMARLIGLKEDFSVAFGNDPDVDRHGIVTKSGLMNSNHYLSVAVWYLFQHRPAWEEGVSVGKTIVSSSMIDRVAGGLGRKVVEVPVGFKWFVDGLLSGSLGFAGEESAGASFLRRDGTVWTTDKDGIIMGLLAAEITAVTGKDPAEHYEELERRFGRTYFARIDVPATPEQKAVLGRLSPDDVQTDTLAGERVTAILAHAPGNGAPIGGIKVVTEGGWFAARPSGTEDVYKIYAESLRGEEHLAKILEEAQHIIDVAFAAARIQGQH